The genomic stretch gGCTGCAGGGCGGTGTTCCTGGCGCAGCCGGCGGTGTGGTCGTCCTGCAGCCACTGGGCCAGGTCGCGCTGCCGGAACCCCCGGGGGCAGGTGCAGGACGGCAGCGCGTTCTCGGTGCACACGCCGAACGGCCCGCACACCGAGTACACGTCGCACTGCCGCTTGGGCTCCGACCAGAAGAGCACCCACTCGTTTGCGGCCGCCACCCACGTCAGGAACTGGATCTGCCCCGTCACGTCCACCTGGAACCGCGTCACCACCGACTCGTCCTTGACGTCGTAGATGAAGTAGCTCTCGTTCGCGCCGTCGACGTAGCCGAAGGTGTACTCGGACACCGGCGACGCGCCGGTGGGCGTCATCTCCGGCACGGCGGCGAACGCCGTCCCCGTCCAGTTGCCGCTGCTCCAGTACTGCTCGCTGCCGTTCCAGTTGAGCAGGTACTGGCTGGAGCCGCGCGGGTCCAGCTCCAGCGCGAACAGGCTCGGCGTCGGGTCCTTGTACCCCTTCCACGCCACGAGGTGCGTCACCTCGCCCGTGAGCTTGTTCCGGCCCAGCTTCCCGCCGGGGAGCCACGTGTCGCCCAAGTGGTCGAAGCTCTGCCACAGCACGGCGGAGGTGTTGGACGCGTCCGCCAGGACGAGGTTGCCGTTGTCGAGGATGACGCCGACCGTGGATGAGTTGGTGGCGGTCACGTTGGTTGACCAGACGACGGTAGACCTGCTGCTGTGGTCGACGATGACCATGTTGCCGTCGCCGGAGATGGAAAGCTGCGAGGACTCCGGGTCGGAGATGGGCGTCACCCGGTTTGCCACCCACACCGTGGTGTGCACCGAGATCTGGTTGTACCAGATGCCCAGGTACCAGCGCTGGGTCGAGTTGTCTGTTGCACCTTGCACAGAACAGTAGTTGCATATGATGAATTGAACGATGATCCACCattttatttttaaaagaaaTTTGCACGTGATAATCACAATTGTCCGTCAGAAGTACAGTCTATTTTTGAGGCTGATTTCTCGGAGCGATGAGTGGCGGTGCACTCGCTTTGTGCCAAACACTTTGAACAAGTCAAGTGCTAAATCCGCATGATCGGGAAAGACATTAAAATATGAACACGGCCAGGTGTGCTTCTAGAAAGTTAGATGATTTTCAGTTGATTGTTTTGTCTTTGTGCTAGCTGTTTGTCAAACTTTCCCAACCTTCGATTTTTCCGTTCCGGTACATGACAACAGGCTAAGATTTCTGGATCTGTGAAGGTTCAGAAAAGTTAGCAGTGAGGACAAGTGATACTACTATGGTAAAGAGAATGTTGACTAACGTGATTTTTCTTGTGTGCTACAATTTCCTAGTTTTTTAAGGGGTTGTTTTATTTCCTTCTCAAATGTTACTATCGAGAACTAAAAAGTTCAAATAATGTTcaccgagaaaaaaaaaactagtttCCCActgaaagaaaaaggaaaatctGCTGGCTTGAATTCTCGTTGAAATGCTCATCTAAAGTATTTGGAATTTGGAGTTGCATCTATACTGCGCGAATAAATATGATTATTAGCTTCCTTCATAAAAAAActtgtatttttatttatttgttaactGTACTCCACGTACCGACACATTTCTCTTCTGTACAAACAATATGAATTTATTTATATTGTATATACCTATATacaatataaataaatttataaaacTGAGCTTCAATTCACCAAAAGACAGCAAGAACCCGCAGATGTCCGAGATACGAGGTCAGGGGCGACAGAGGTTACCTGGCTGGAAGAATCCGAGCCTGAACTTGCCACGCTTGGACACGAGGCTCTGCCCGCCGGACAGCGGCCGTCCGGCGGCGACGGTGTCGTCCTCGGCTCGCGACGGAACTCCCCGCAGCAGAAACAGGAAGCCGAGGAGTTGCAGAAGGACGGCTGCCGCAGCCGGCCCTCCACCGCGAGTCGCCATTGCTGCAGCTAGCCAGGGGCAGGGCATGCAGCCTCCAATCCAAGCGAGAAATTAACGAGAATACCGAACGGGAACTGATGAAGAAAGGGATCGGCCAACTGGCCGGTGAAGCGGGAGTGCAGAAAGCGAGAGGGAATGAATGAAAACAGGAACTGAAAGGGGTCGGGCAACTGCGTTTAAATGCGGCCCATAAAGGCGTCGTACGGGGACGGAGACCGTGGCCGCTGTCGACAAGCACCTCAGCCCCCGCCCGCCGGCCCCGTCGCCGATCCACACCGGACGGGACGCCGTGTTGTGCGGCCTCACCCTCACGCGACCCTTCGTTCGTCGATCGGTCTCCACTCTCCACATGCTTTTAACGCTTCACGGTGTGAAGCTAATGAAGTCCCCTCCATGTCCATGTGGGTGCACAGTGCACGTAGGAGTACGTACAGATCATATCATATCACAGGAGGTTTACGGTCACATGGTACGTACGTGTGCCAGGACTCTGGACGGAGGGAGCAGAGCACCGgtcccgtccgtccgtccgtccgtcacCTGGGCACGCCTGAACAACGGAACGACATCGACGGGACCGAAACAGTCTGAAGTCCGAGCGCGATGCACGCGCCAGTTTCTTAATTCTTCCACGTCGACGCCGCCGAGCTCGCGGGGACTGGGAGTTAGCCGCCGCCTGCGGCGTTCTAGCAGGCGCACGTTGGCTTCGCCCGGCCTGGATGGATTGGATGGCCCGTCATTAACGCGAGTGGGCAGTGGCCAGTGGCAGTCAACAGCAGGACGCGCGCGCGCATTAACGAACGAACGGCGATGCGCCAGCGCCACCGAACCAAGCCGACCGCCGAACCCCCGCGGCACcggttgcattgcattgcattggcgCCGGCGCGCCGCGCTGGTCCTGGTCGCCGCACAACGCCCCGGTGTCGTGTTGGCTCCCGCGAACGGTGTAGCCAGAGGGCCAGCCAGCTGGAGCAGTGCATCGGTCGGTCCGCGTCCGCGTCACATGTGGCCGCGCTGGCGCTGGGACTAGAGCGCGACCGCAACGGGGATCGGCGGCTATCTGAGACAACAGAACGCGATCGATCGAGCTGCGGTTTTGGCGACCTCAATTTGGTCTTTGTTTTATCTTCTTCCCTTTTTTTTTGCGACACAGTTTTATCTTCTTCCCTCGGGGCCTCGGTGGGCCTGGGTGTCTGGCTGGGGCTGCCTGCCCTGGTATGGGTTGCTTCTCCAGCCGGCCGACCTCTCTGGGGCTAGCGGCTAACAACGTTCAAAGTTCAAAGGAGGGGGTCGGTGTCGTCATGGGACGCAGCCCACGATGAAATCACGGTTTGGTCCGTATTGTTcactaatttattatgagagaaaaacaccgtTGAATGATTTGTATATTCGACAGATAAGTTGAATGGGTCGACGATGGCATCATCCAGCCATGTCGAGCAGCATGGCTTGgtcggccctgtttagatttagATATGATTATTACTTAGTAATTTAAGTTGTAATGTGCGCTTGTTTTTTGTGAGCATCTATAACTGGATTTCACAAAAGAGTAGGAGTAGGGATGGTTCCGCCAAATAAGTTTTGCGATCGATAAGTGAGGAGACACGTAACCGGGTTGCACATGTGGGCACACATGTCAGTGGCTAGGGGTAGAAATAGAAAAAAGGTAAAGATATTGTACATGTTCAAAGGTAGAGTTGTGTCCCTACTACCATTATACCAATTGGTCATGAATCAAGATATTCACAACATGGACAACGCCACAGTAACGTTGCCGAGCCCATGCGAATGATAAGCCTACCGCCGCTGCATTTGTTTGAGCGGACGATGAGCCTAGGTCTGAGATCTAGCTGCATTGGTTCGAGCAGACGATAGAGCCAAGGTCTGAGAGGATTGCGGTAGCAATATTCTAGATACATCTCTGTGAAAAAAAGTCCAGATACATCAACTGAACAATAGTCATATGAACACTAGCTAGTATGAACAGATGTAACCAGGAAAAGATCGTAGCATGATTCAACATATGTTTTTTTCGAAAGGCAGCAACGAACTTTTGCCGGATTTTtattagaaaaaagaaaaaaacacacTACAAAAGCCCCCAGGCTCCACTCACAAAGTACAGACGACTAAAACTACCAAAATTACCTAAACATGATCCAACAGATGTAAGACAAAAAAAGATCGTAGTATGATTCAACATGATGGCAGCAAATTTGTGTTCTAATTTTAGCATCATGCTTTTTTTGCCAGGAAATTTCATCGTCGTGCTTATTAGCCAAACAAACAGGTTGCGCCATCTAATATATGATTAACAGTCTACATTGAATCTTTTCATTCAGAAGATCCCGTCAACAACTTTAATCAGAATACGCTTGCTTAAGAATGGATGGAGACAACCCCAGAACATCTTCACGGTAGACTAGAATCAGTTCAGGTCTTTTTTTTACGTGCAAGATCTGCAAGACGAGATTAAAGTCAAAATCACAACCACAAAGATACTTATCCTCCCAAGAATAAACCATAAAAGGCACCACTACCAATTTGCAGATGCAATGTTTTAATTTCATACTAAAATATTGCATACAGATGGTAAGAAACCAAAAGATGGAGTCAATGAAAACCCTGCTCAAAAAACTTGTATTATGATCAAATAGGTTGACAACTTGTGTTACCAAAATTGTAAGCCATTATTCAATCACATAGTCAGTCGACAATTGTTAAGCGTATCAAATTTACTCTATAGGACATGAATTCATATGTTGTTGTGCCCACAAGAAAGATTTATCTGCAAAGTTATAACTTTGTTATGCTGAAGTTTGAAGTGTTTTTTTTAGCAACTAAAGTTTCAAGTTGTCAGGGATGCCTCTAACATGGGATTGACTCATGATAATTTCAACACTATAGTTTCTGCTTGCTCCCTTTGTCCCTCTAACATGGGATCGACTCATGACAATTTTAGCACTATAATTTCTGCTTGGCCTCTTCATCTATCTAGCAATTGCTTACTGTGTTTCCCATATTTGCCATTTCAAAGCGTGCTCTTTTATAGTAGAAAATAGGGCGTTGGTTTCCTTATGTGTTTTTTGCAGCTTAATTTCGATGTTTTACTTAGTTTTTTCAACAATAGGTACCACCAAACTTAATTTTTCACCAAGCATTTTTCTATTGATTTTGAATTGATTGACATTTTTTCCCAGATCCTAGGTGCCTGTGTGGCTCCACTTTTGGTTTGTGCCACTTTAATAGGTTTGTTTCTCTTGCGTACGGAGGGCGTGTGGTTGTCTCTTCAGTGTTTCACTTTATTTGATCCTCTAATCCCCTATTCTTTGCTTATGTTTTCTACCAAAATAAGCGTTCCTAACAGTAATCAATGCCTTCAAACAATGCGCTAAGATCTAGATCCCATTTCATGGACCTCATCATTATTTTGGCCAATGTTTTGATCGGATAGTTGTATTTGTATGGGATTAAACTCCAAGGACTTGAATTCGTGAATCTAGGACATGATAATTGTGCATGAATGTGTAACATTGAAATTACTTGAGACATGCATTTGTCACCTTTATGTAACAAACTGTTATTTACTACAGGATGTTCCGTGGACCACCAATATTGCATTTACATGTTATTGCACAATGTTTGGTGTATGATAGGTTTACATAATGACCTCATCTATGTTACTTAGTTGGGCCTCAATGAATTGTGGAATATTCATTTGATGATTCTAAGTGGTCTTTGAGATTGTATGGAAAGAACACAAGACAGTCGTAAACATTACCAAGACATGTTCTATTTATACAGCACGTATACTATGTTTAAGTGTTACTCATGCGCGCAAGGGCGTGCACATTGGAATCTAATAAAAATAGTGGCGAAGCTCTTGTCATGCTTTCGAAAGGATAGTTGCAGGGCAGACATGGTGGAAGATGAGTAGCTATTTCACTTAAAAATACTTGTATTCCTTTGGCATGTCGCTAGGCAGAATCAATGCGGTATTTAAGCCCAACAAATCCATGTATTTAACTCAAGATTGATGGTGGTGAAATTTGATTCATGGAAATATCTTGCCATAGCTATAAAACAGTGATTGACTAGTGTCATAGACCAAGCCAAACAAAAAGTATCTTGATTctgaattataagatgttttgtctTTTTACATAAATTACTTTTGCTATGTAACATAATATGTATCTAAATGCGTAGCAAATGGTATGTAACTAAAAagtcaaaacgtcttataattttatatagagggagtatatttGAAACACAACACAGAAGCTCTGAAACTCTAGTTCATTTGTCTCTCATGATATATAGACTTGAACTGCAGTCTTGAGATTTTTGTTTCAAGAGGTTGCTTGGGGGATGACACTCTTCTCCTTAGCATGCTCGGAAAATTTCTCAGCAGTTTCAGCCAATGGTGCAGTGCTGACCATAGCTTCAAGTTCTGGGTGTGCATCATCAATCTCATACTCGATAGTCGACCTTATCACCGACGAGTTGGGCCCTTTTGAAATGACCTCAAACCGTATCATGTAGGCCAGGAACCCCAGCTTCAGAATGTCGCCATCAATGGTTTCTGCCTCCTTGATAAAGTTTTCGTTGTCAACTTTGATGAACTTCTCCTTGTAACTCTGCAGCCCAGGAATCCCTAgcaagagcagagcagagcacaaCAATTAAATGTTTCTACTGCTATACTACTAGCTCCGTTTCAAACTATAAATCGCTTTAATTTTTATGATATATtcattttactatgtatctgaataaataatatgtctaattaaatatatagcaaaataaatgAGCTAAAAAAACtaagtgacttataatttataACGAAAGTATAGCATATGCAATATCAAAGATTATGGCAGCATAAATATATATTGATCTACGTGTCTTTATACACAAATAAAGCTTGTCTCACCAGGAGGAAATGTTAGCTGCAAGATGGTACCAACACCGCCGTCGCCGCTGAGGAGCTCGACCTTGGCGAGCACGTGTGGGAGCAGCTCCGGCAGGAGCTCCGCGGCGCGGAGCGTGCCATAGATCGCCCACAGCTCGGAGGCAGGGACGTCGGCCTCGTGCTCGTGGACCTTGCTTCCCTTCATTCCTAGTTCCTCGGCCTTTCGGCTGCTGCTGTGTGATTCTATGCTCTGAGCTGTGGTGTATGTGTTAGGTGAATGTGAGCGGCTTGTGGAGGCTCTCCGGTGTTCCTGCTACATATATAGACAAGCCAGCAGATTATACTCAAAGATATGCTTGTCTTTTGTGCTTGGAATCATCTCCAAGAGCTGATGTGGGCAGACTGAGCAAGGCCGGTATTTGGGTGCATCTGCCCCTGACGAAATGAAGAGTTATTATTGCCTGATGAGCAGGCCTGAGAGATATTGATTACCATATGTTTGGCCGCCCTGAACCGGTCGAAGTCAGTCACTTCTTGTGTAGTTAGTCACTTGGCCGCCCTTATTTGTCTTTTTAGCAAGCTTGGCTGGTTTGGGACGACACATTTGTTTGTCTACAGTCCGTGTCTGCTCCCTCTCAACATAAATACTCGTCGCAACTGATTTTTTTATCGATCTTTAACTTTAACCTGTATTGTTCTTATTAAACTGAAGTTGTTATAACCATGGTAATACGAAAATGATTCTAATGAAATATAAATTTGTTTTCTATATttctaaattaaatattttagaAACTATTGACAGCTGAAGCTTCAAAATTT from Sorghum bicolor cultivar BTx623 chromosome 3, Sorghum_bicolor_NCBIv3, whole genome shotgun sequence encodes the following:
- the LOC8062460 gene encoding S-norcoclaurine synthase, which gives rise to MKGSKVHEHEADVPASELWAIYGTLRAAELLPELLPHVLAKVELLSGDGGVGTILQLTFPPGIPGLQSYKEKFIKVDNENFIKEAETIDGDILKLGFLAYMIRFEVISKGPNSSVIRSTIEYEIDDAHPELEAMVSTAPLAETAEKFSEHAKEKSVIPQATS